A genomic segment from Nicotiana tabacum cultivar K326 chromosome 7, ASM71507v2, whole genome shotgun sequence encodes:
- the LOC142162025 gene encoding uncharacterized protein LOC142162025, which translates to MPFGLKNVGAIYQRLVTKMFQEHLGKTMEVYIDDMLVKSQQIGDHIQYLTDTFQILRKFSMKLNPEKCAFGVSSSKFLGFLVSNHGIEVNPAHIKVIEEIPNILTSKKEVQRLTRRIAALGRFISKSSEKCFKFLLALKKHNQFEWPEECQQALKNLKTYLSNPPFLAKSKDGKKLFVYLAVSEVAVSVVLVREDQGKQSPIYYVSKSLLDAETRSPHSEKLALALIMASRKLRPYFECHHISVVTACPLRTLTLFTEGSSNVKGAGLGIVLAPPMGETIRQAIKCHPITNNEAEYVAVIAGLELARELRIEQVVIKRDSQLVVNQMQGTYTVREMRMQQHLEKERDLVRQFQTWKVMQIPREENVEVDALANLASAAEVTNEENASVIHLFNSVLDQDKNGHEILPEDKKKAQALRKKVARYCLKQGNLYRKMFAGPLGKYTNKNGTQKQVIERYYNRKARLRYFKIGDYVLKKVFQSTRAANAGKLSPTWEGPYKVHGIAGKGAYELETLDGKILPSNWNDVHLKRYYF; encoded by the exons atgccatttggtttaaagaatgttgGAGCAATATACCAAAGGCTagtgaccaaaatgttccaagaacatttaggcaAAACCATGGAAGTgtatatagatgatatgttggtcaaatCACAACAAATAGGGGACCATATTCAATACTTGACTGATACATTTCAGATTCTTCGTAAATTCAGCATGAAGTTAAAtcctgagaaatgtgcatttggcgtcTCATCAAGTAAGTTCTTGggatttcttgtttctaaccatggCATTGAAGTAAATCCTGCGCATATTAAAGTTATCGAAGAGATTCCAAACATACTCACGAGCAaaaaagaagttcaaaggctGACAAGAAGAATAGCAGCCTTAGGCAGGTTTATTTCCAAGTCATCAGAAAAATGCTTCAAATTCCTTTTAGCTTTAAAAAAGCATAATCAATTTGAATGGCCTGAAGAATGTCAACAAGCGCTTAAGAATTTAAAGACGTACCTGTCAAATCCACCATTTCTAGCCAAATCAAAAGATGGGAAGAAATTGTTTGTCTACCTTGCAGTTTCAGAAGTGGCGGTAAGTGTCGTATtagttcgagaagatcaaggtaAACAATCAccaatctattatgttagcaaatcttTGCTAGATGCTGAGACTCGATCTCCTCATTCAGAGAAACTGGCATTAGCTTTGATTATGGCATCTaggaaattaagaccttatttcgAATGTCATCATATTTCTGTGGTAACCGCCTGCCCGTTAC GTACATTGACCTTATTTACTGAAGGTTCGTCAAATGTAAAAGGAGCAGGTCTGGGCATTGTCCTGGCACCACCTATGGGTGAAACCATAAGACAAGCAATAAAGTGCCATCCAATCACTAATAATGAGGCAGAATATgtagctgtaattgcaggtttagagttGGCACGAGAGCTCAGAATAGAGCAGGTAGTAATCAAAAGGGACTCGCAGCTTGTTGTTAACCAGATGCAGGGGACTTATACAGTCAGAGAGATGAGGATGCAGCAACACCTGGAAAAGGAACGGGATTTGGTCAGGCAATTTCAAACTTGGAAAGTCATGCAAATACCAAGGGAAGAAAATGTCGAGGTAGATGCCctagctaatcttgcatctgctgcagaagtgacaaatgaagaaaatgcttCCGTGATTCATTTGTTTAATTCAGTACTCGATCAAGACAAAAACGGG CATGAAATTTTACCTGAGGATAAGAAAAAGGCTCAAGCACTTCGCAAAAAAGTTGCTCGCTACTgtttaaagcaaggcaatctttATCGAAAAATGTTCGCTGGTCCTCTA ggaaaatacACTAATAAGAATGGCACCCAAAAACAAGTTATTGAGCGATATTACAATCGGAAAGCTCGCctcagatacttcaagattggggactacgTACTCAAGAAAGTTTTCCAATCCACAAGGGCAGCCAATGCAGGAAAGTTAAGTCCAACTTGGGAAGGGCCTTATAAGGTTCATGGTATCGCAGGAAAAGGAGCATATGAGCTTGAAACTTTGGATGGCAAGATTCTACCTTCAAATTGGAATGATGTTCATCTAAAGAGATACTACTTCTAA